In Hymenobacter volaticus, the genomic window CCTGGTGTATGTCAACGGTATCGAGATATACCGGCCGTTTCTGGTCACGGCGGCGCAGCAGGAGGGCCTAAGCTTCATCAACCCTGATCTGGTAAGCAAGGTAGAGTTTTCGACGGGTGGCTGGCAGCCGCAGTTTGGCGACAAGCTTTCGTCGGTGCTCAACATTGCCTACAAGCAGCCTGCTAAATTCGGGGCCTCCGCCACGGCGAGTTTGGTGGGAGGCGCGATGCACGTGGAAGCCACTTCGCCCAACAAGCGCCTAAGCTACTTGGCCGGAGTGCGCTACAAAAATGCCACCTACGTGCTACGCTCCCTCAAGCAGCAACAAGGCGGCTACAACCCCACGTTCTATGATGGGCAAGTCTACCTCAATGCCAATTTAGGCCCTAAGGACTACCCGGAACGCACGTCATTAGGGCTGCTGACCACTTTCGCGCACAACGACTACCGTTTCACGCCCGAAACCGGCCAAAGCACCTTCAGCACGGCTACCAACCAATTCACGCGGTTATTTATCGTGTACGATGGGCGGGAGCGGATGCAGTACGACATGTACCAGGGTGGCCTCAACCTGAAGCATAACTTCAGCGACAAGTTTCAAACCGAGTTGCTAGGCGGCCTCGTTTACTCGCGCGAATTAGAATACCGGGATGTGGAAGCCAGCTACAGTTTGGCCGATATCAACCGCGACCCCAATTCGCCCGATTTCAACAAAGCCGTACGCCAGCGTGACGTCGGGTCCCGGTTCGACCATTCGCGCAATACCCTCACCGCGCGCATTGCCACCGCCGAAGCCCGAGCCCGCTGGACGCCAGGTGCCGGCCACACGGTGCGCTTCGGTGTCAAGACGGGGCGGGAGCGAATTGAAGATGCGCTCAACGAGTACAGTTTCGCCGATTCGGCCGATTACGTGCCCGATGGGCGCCGCAGCCGGCAAATCTCGGATCTGGATTTGAGCAGCACCCGCACGCAGGGCTATGCGCAGCACACCCTGGAACTAGATTCGTTGCGCACGCTCACGTACGGGGTGCGGGCGCATTACTGGTCGGTAAACAAGCAGCTGGTGGTGAGCCCACGGGTGCAGTTTTCCTTTATCCCGCGCCAGCACGCCAACCGCTCTTACAAAGTAGCGGCTGGCTTGTACTATCAGCCGCCTTTCTACCGCGAACTGCGCGACCAGCAAGGCATGCGCGCTACGCCCGGTAGTCCGCTCCTCATCGAAGCCAGCTTAAATCCGGAATTGCGGGCGCAACGCTCCATGCACTTCATTGTCGGCAACGAAATTCGGTTCGAGCAGTGGGGCGGCCGTTCCGCTTCAATGGCGAGGCCTACGTGAAGTACCTCACCGACGTGGTGCCCTACGACATTGATAATGTGCGGCTGCGCTATTTCGCTAAAAACAATGCCACCGCGTACGTGGCCGGCATAGATACGCGCATTGGCGGCGAGTTCGTGAACGGGGCTGAATCGTGGTTTAGCTTGGGCGTGCTCACCACCCGCGAAAACATCGAAGGCGACTCTGTGACGCGGTATGACGAGGACGGCAACATTGTGGGGCGCGATGCCAAAGGCTACATCCGCCGCCCCCAGGATCAGCGCGTTAATTTGGGCGTTTTCTTTCAAGACCACTTGCCCAACAACCCTTCGGTGCGCGGCTACGTGAACATTGTGTTTGGTACGGGCTTGCCGTTTAGCCCGCCCGGCTTGCCCGAGCTGCGCGGCACCGATGCCCAAACCCGTTCCTACAAGCGCGTCGACTTAGGGTTCTCGAAAGTGGTAGCCTTAAGCAACCAGCGCGAACGGCGCATCGGTCAGCTGGAAAGCCTCTGGATTGGCTTGGAAATACTCAATATACTGGGCGCCAACAACGTGGGCGGCTACAGCTACATTCAGGACCTGAACGGCCGTACGTATTCCGTGCCCAACTACCTGTCGCAGCGCGTTGTGAATTTGCGGGTAATTGCGCGGTTCTAAGGCCAAAAGCAAGGTAGATAATTGCTTTCGTGCTTCATAAGCCATCAACCATCGAAGTTTATTTAACCACCGCCAACTTCAAGTAGCTGGAACAGAAACTATAACACTTGCAGGACGCGGATTTGTGGTCTTTAGGCTGCTAAGCATTTAACCCCCGATCAGCAAGTAGTTGTCCTGGGCATGGTGTACGGAAAGCTTGCATGAGAAACACGGCCTGCGCATCGCGACAGCGTTTTTTGGCGAGCGGCAGGTGAACAAACGTGCATCACGAGAGAAGAAGGAAGCGGCTATAGTCTCTGGTAAGCAACGGTGCAGCCTTCGGGATCTTGCAAGGTGAGAGTGTCTGCATCCAAGGAGGCTTTATAGGCCACCACGGCATCGGTGTAAGTGGAAATTTGCACCGTATCCTGATTGACGGTGAAATTGCCCACGTCCCAGACGGGTTGTACCTGCGCTTGTGCGTCGCCCTGCGCCATGTAGAGGCCATTTGGTTTGAATTCTATGGTGGCGGGGTACTTGGTGCTGCACGTTGAATCCGTGCTTTTTTGCCAATGGCCGGTTAGGTTCATGGGAGTGGTTCGCAAGGAAGTGTGAGAGTTCGTAACGCAACTTGGCCATAGCCCTCCGCCAAGTAGGCAGAGCGCTATGACCAATTGCTTATTCGTAGTTTGGAAGTGGCAAGCGAGCTTCAAACTCAAAAGTTAGTGCGTTACCAACGTGTTGGTTCCTTTCTCCGGCATGGCATCGGCTTTGCTCTTTGCTTTCGCCCGCAGAACGGTCGTCATTTTGTCTTGCGCGGCGCTGTCACCGGTTCCGGCTTGGTTGGCCAGCTTGGTGCACTTGCGAACTTCGGCCGCATTCATTACTGTGTCTTCGTCCAACAAATCTGCTGCGGCCTCTAGATTCGCTTTCCGCTTCCGGAAGGGTTGGGCCAAACGCTTGGCTTCGATGTAGGCATAGTGTGGACGCAGTACCTCATCAGTCAGCGCGGCCTGAATGGCGGCATTGCCTTCGGTGAGGTGGTCGCCGGTGAGTACCAAGCTCAGCAGCGTATCGGGCGTGTTGAGCACTTTCATGGCTGCGCGGGCATGCGAAGCGGTTTGCGCCGTCGTCACGAACACGTTCACTTGGTTGCTGAGCCCCACGTGGCCGCCGTACAAATCCCACGTTACTTCCACCTCAATGGTGTAGCTGCCGGCGCTTGGGAACAAAGCGCCCTCGGCCCCCCGCAGCAGCGTTATCGACTCGCTGATATGGTCGCCGGGCTCCATGTATTTCAGTGTCACCTCGTCCACACACAGTATCAGAGGGTTGAAGGTCCGGACGTTGCCCGCCGAATCGACCACCCGGCCACTCACGCAGCCGTATTTCATGTTCAGGCTTTCGGGAGCTGGTAGGGCGGTATCGGAGACGTTTTTTAAGCTGATTTCCAGGCGTACGGGCGCCCCAAGCGGCAATACATCCTGCACGGCCGCTACCTGCAACTCCAGGCCCACTGCTTCTTCGCGCTCGTCGTCGGGCTGAGCGGTTGGGTGGAATAGGCGGTGCCGAAGGCCAGGCCCCCGGGCCGCACGTAGATGTCGGGCATGTGTTGCAGCCGCTTCTGGTCGTCGGAGGCGTGGGCCCACTTCACGTTGTCAGGGAACTGCACGGGCGGCACGGCCCCGGCCGAAATCACGTCGGTGGTGTTCATGATGCCGAAGTCGACCGTGTTGTGGTAGAGCCCCATGGCGTGGCCGATTTCGTGCAAGGCCGTGCGGAAATAGGGGGCTTTGGCCGTGCCAAACCGCATGCCTTTCACTTTGCCCCAGTCATCGGTGTTCGGAATCATCCAGTGCGAAGAAATACCGATGCCTTCACGGGGCACGTTGTTGGAGTCGGTGCCGCCGTTGTCGTACATGATACCGCGGGGAGTGGAGTCGATGTTGTTGACGACTAGCACGTGGTAGCGCCACTCGTTGTCGAGGTTCGAGGAGTCGCGGCGGGCCAGCATAGCGGCATGCATTTCGCCGTCGGTCCAGGAGTCGCCGCTGGGTTCGGCCACGTCGGAATTGCTGGTTACGGCGTTGATTTGCCAGCCTACTTCATCAAAGACAGATTGCCAAGTATGGCCCGCGCCACTGTCGAGGGGCGCTTCGGCATCGGCTACCCGGTCAATTTCCACGGTGGCTTTGCGCAGGTATTTCGATACCCAACCCATCGTCAGGTTGCCCACCACTATATTGCTGGCATTGCGCACCGGCCCGGTCAGGTAGTCGGCGCCGGCCGGATAATTGGCCGGGGCCGCCCCAAAAGTCATAAGCGCCGTGAAAGTGCCTTCCTTGGTCCATTGCGGTGACACCGATACACCGTTGAACTTCCACATTTCAAAGCCCAGCGTGAAGGTTTTGGAGGTGCTGATAAGCTCTAAAATCTGCGTAATGCGAAGGTAGTAGCGGTAGTTGCTGCGCGAGAAAATCGGAATGCCGTTCGAGGGGTTGGGTTCGCCCAGAAAGAAGGAGGCATCGTTTTGGGGCACTACCGCGCCGCCCACCGCCTTGCCATTGACTACCGGAAAAGGCGTGGGAATCGGCCAAATCTTGAATGGTTTGTGCTGGTATAAGTCGCCGCTGGCAATGGTGTTGGTGCCAATGCGCTGCACCCGGATGGTGCCATCGTAGTGATAATCGACGCCGGTTGGCGTGAACCGGGTCAGATAGCAGCCAGTATTGAGGGAGAAAAACTTAAGCAGAGAGGTAATACGCGTGAGCTCGTCGGCAGGCAACCGAAGAAATTCCTCGGATAGATTAGGCTGGGCATTGATGGGGTCGGGGAGCAGGGGAAACTTAACCGGCCCATCTTGCGGAATTTTGGGCGACCCTTCCAAAGGTGATTCGTTGGGTGCTGCTTCCATGGCTTTGCCGTTTGCCCTTTTGGTTTCTGGCTTGGTTGTGCTCATCGGTTTGGGGAATTATGATTGATAGAAAAAACGATATGAGAAAAGTGAAAAGGCATGGGGGCAGCAGCCCGACCGAAGCACGGGTTCGGTAAGTGACATGGCTAGATAAAATCGGTGTTGCTAGTAGTGCCAGCTAAGCAGGTGTGGTAGTGCTGGCCTTGCGTTTTGGGTCCCTTCCGATGCGCCTTCTTTGCAGCAACCCTGCCCGAGACCGGGCTCGTCGTGAGGGGTGCGTAAGTATATGCAAGTTCTAATATTGATGGGGCGCTGTCAATCACATAAACGTGTTATTGACAGAAGGCTTAAACAGCGCCACCGAATACGCTTTGCGCTAGTAACTGCTAGGTTTGCACTCCATGCAAGAATTGCTTGCGGTGGCAGTCTAGCGAGACTCGTTAGCGTCGACTTGTCCGGTAGGGCAATCAGTTTTGTTTTTCCATTTCACTATTCGCTGTTCTATGCAGTTGCTTACCGCTACCAGCAACGCGCGCCTTCCCGTGAAACCGCCGTCCCTGGTATCGTTGCCTTGGATTCAAGTGGCACCGAATGCTCCCTATTTCATCACCGAAAACGGCCATAGTTGGACTCCCATCGGGCAGAACGACGCTATCAACTGGCCGGAGTTTGATGGTTTGTTCCGGCGCAAGAACATGGCTGCGGTGGAAGCACACTTGATTTGGCTGGCGGCCCACGGCGTAACCTGTCTGCGCTTTATGCTGGAATACTGCCAAACCGAAAACCGCTATATCGAGCGGCCAGCCGGCAACTTTCAGTTCAACATGGTCCGGCTCTGGGACGATTTATTTGCACTCTGCGAAAAGCACGGCTTGCGCATTCTGCTCACGCCCTACGACACGTTTTGGATGTGGATCCGCTGGAAGCATCACCCCTACAACAAGCAAAATGGCGGACCCTGCGCCTGCCGTTCGCAATGGTTGTTGTGCCCCGGCACGTTGGAAGCCATCAAGCAGCGGCTCACCTTCGCAACGGAGCGGTGGGGCGGGAGCGGAGCTTTGTTTGCCTGGGACCTGTGGAACGAGATTCACCCCGGCCACGCCGCGAAAAGCACCGCCGGTTTCCACGATTTCATAGGGGACATAGGCAGCCACTTGCGGGAGGTGGAAACCCGGCTCTACGGCCGGGCCCACCTGCAAACGGTGTCGCTGTTTGGGCCGGTGCTTTATGCCCATCCGGCCGTGGCCGACGCCATTTTCCGGCACCCGACACTGGATTTCGCCACCACCCACTTCTACGACGCCAAGACCATCGACCACCCTAAAAACACGGTTGATTCGGCCCTTCGTACCGGCGCGCTGGTGCGAGAGGCACTAGCGCATCTGCACCAACCGAAGCCGTTTTTCGATAGTGAACACGGGCCGATTCATGCCTTCAAGGACTTGAAGCGTACGCTGCCAGCGCCGTTCGACGACGAATACTTCCGCCACATGCAGTGGGCCCACTTGGCTTCGGGCGGCGCGGGCGGTGGCATGCGCTGGCCCAACCGCACACCCCATATGCTAACACCCGGCATGCGAGCTGCGCAGCGTAGCCTAGCCGATTTTACTGCTCTTATTGACTGGTCGCGGTTTCGGCGTCGCAACCTCAACCACGAAATACAGCTTTCAACACCTGCCTTTGCGGGTTTTGCCTGCGGCGACGCCGAGCAGGCGGTGGTATGGCTGCTGCGACAAGACAAGCGCGACAAAGAAAAACGGGTGCTCAAAACCGCGAAGCCGCTACATGTACAGCTGCAAGTTCCGGGGCTGCGGCCCGGTACCTACCGCGTGCATCTGTGGGATACCGTGAGCGGGTGCGAAGTGGGCCAGCTACAGGAGCAAGTGGAAGCCGATAACGTGTTGAGCGTGCAACTGCCCTCCCTTATAACAGATATTGCCTTGGCTGTCCAGCGGATAGCCTAGGTAGCAGCTGCCGAGCGGTCAGGAATACGCTACTACAAGTGCGGCGTACCTTTCTCAATAACGCCGATCTATGCAGCTGATATTAAAGTATATAAGCGCTAAAGGCTTTTGCGGACGACAAATATTCCATAATTTATATCTATGGAAAAACAACTACCCGCAGTTGGCCTCTCACGCTTTTTCGGGGCCGTAATGGGCATAGCGCTTTTGCTAGCTACTGCTCTATTTCTACCTTTTCTTTATATACTAGGCTTAGTGGTCGTATTCAGGGCTGAATATTTCTTGAGCGAGCGGTTTGCGCGGAGTAAGGGGCTCTACAAGTTGTGGATAGCCTTATTGACCATGTGCGTATTCATCGTCGTGCTATCCTTGGTCAAGGTGTTGTTGAGAAGCT contains:
- a CDS encoding TonB-dependent receptor; its protein translation is MPHFSAAMGWLVRPLCLNLLRAVPLLGLAPLTLVVVAPATAVAQQTRITLSGIVRDADGQPVELVGVGVEGQPGGTSTDSEGRFTLNVVRTGRPAVLVVRGLRFKPLRVPLTLTDDQRELRLTLQSDARALSNVTVRGRNDEADTREQVSMIKLDPRTAKVLPSPFGDFNAILKTLPGVTSTNELTSTYSVRGGNYDENLVYVNGIEIYRPFLVTAAQQEGLSFINPDLVSKVEFSTGGWQPQFGDKLSSVLNIAYKQPAKFGASATASLVGGAMHVEATSPNKRLSYLAGVRYKNATYVLRSLKQQQGGYNPTFYDGQVYLNANLGPKDYPERTSLGLLTTFAHNDYRFTPETGQSTFSTATNQFTRLFIVYDGRERMQYDMYQGGLNLKHNFSDKFQTELLGGLVYSRELEYRDVEASYSLADINRDPNSPDFNKAVRQRDVGSRFDHSRNTLTARIATAEARARWTPGAGHTVRFGVKTGRERIEDALNEYSFADSADYVPDGRRSRQISDLDLSSTRTQGYAQHTLELDSLRTLTYGVRAHYWSVNKQLVVSPRVQFSFIPRQHANRSYKVAAGLYYQPPFYRELRDQQGMRATPGSPLLIEASLNPELRAQRSMHFIVGNEIRFEQWGGRSASMARPT